A stretch of the Streptomyces ortus genome encodes the following:
- the gcvH gene encoding glycine cleavage system protein GcvH has translation MSNPQELRYSKEHEWLSGAEDGVSTVGITEHAANALGDVVYVQLPEVGAAVTAGETCGELESTKSVSDLYSPVTGEITEINQDVVDDPALVNTAPFEGGWLFKVRVTDEPKDLLSAAEYAEFSGS, from the coding sequence ATGAGCAACCCCCAAGAGCTGCGTTACAGCAAGGAGCACGAGTGGCTGTCGGGCGCCGAGGACGGCGTCTCGACGGTCGGCATCACGGAGCACGCGGCCAACGCGCTCGGCGACGTGGTGTACGTCCAGCTCCCCGAGGTCGGTGCCGCGGTGACCGCGGGCGAGACCTGCGGCGAGCTGGAGTCGACCAAGTCGGTCAGCGACCTGTACTCGCCCGTCACCGGTGAGATCACCGAGATCAACCAGGATGTCGTGGACGACCCCGCGCTGGTGAACACCGCCCCCTTCGAGGGTGGCTGGCTCTTCAAGGTACGGGTGACGGACGAGCCGAAGGACCTGCTCTCCGCC
- the gcvT gene encoding glycine cleavage system aminomethyltransferase GcvT, protein MSSNASVEPRRTALDALHRSLGATMTDFAGWDMPLRYGSERDEHLAVRTRAGLFDLSHMGEITVSGPQAAALLDFALVGNIGGVKTGRARYTMICRADGGILDDLIVYRLADTEYMVVANASNAQVVLDALTERAAGFDAEVRDDRDAYALLAVQGPESPGILKSLTDADLDGLKYYAGLPGTVAGVPALIARTGYTGEDGFELFVAPADAEKLWQALTDAGAAAGLAPCGLSCRDTLRLEAGMPLYGHELSTSLTPFDAGLGRVVKFEKEGDFVGREALSAAAARAESQPPRVLVGLIAEGRRVPRAGYPVVAGGKVIGEVTSGAPSPTLARPIAMAYVDAEHAAPGTTGVGVDIRGSHEPYEVVALPFYKRRK, encoded by the coding sequence ATGAGCAGCAACGCCTCCGTTGAACCGCGCCGCACCGCGCTCGATGCCCTGCACCGTTCGCTGGGCGCGACGATGACCGACTTCGCCGGCTGGGACATGCCGCTGCGGTACGGCTCCGAGCGCGACGAGCACCTCGCCGTCCGGACCCGGGCCGGTCTCTTCGACCTCTCGCACATGGGCGAGATCACGGTGAGCGGCCCGCAGGCCGCCGCGCTCCTGGACTTCGCGCTGGTCGGCAACATCGGCGGGGTGAAGACCGGCCGGGCCCGCTACACGATGATCTGCCGGGCCGACGGCGGCATCCTCGACGACCTGATCGTCTACCGCCTCGCCGACACCGAGTACATGGTCGTGGCCAACGCCTCCAACGCCCAGGTGGTCCTGGACGCCCTCACCGAGCGCGCCGCCGGCTTCGACGCCGAGGTGCGCGACGACCGGGACGCGTACGCGCTGCTCGCCGTGCAGGGCCCCGAGTCCCCCGGCATCCTGAAGTCCCTGACCGACGCCGACCTCGACGGCCTGAAGTACTACGCGGGGCTGCCCGGCACCGTCGCGGGCGTCCCGGCGCTGATCGCGCGCACCGGCTACACCGGCGAGGACGGGTTCGAACTGTTCGTCGCCCCGGCCGACGCCGAGAAACTGTGGCAGGCGCTGACCGACGCCGGCGCCGCGGCCGGGCTCGCGCCCTGCGGGCTCTCCTGCCGGGACACCCTGCGCCTGGAGGCGGGCATGCCGCTGTACGGCCACGAGCTGAGCACCTCGCTCACGCCGTTCGACGCGGGGCTCGGCCGGGTCGTGAAGTTCGAGAAGGAGGGCGACTTCGTGGGCCGCGAGGCGCTGTCCGCCGCCGCCGCCCGCGCCGAGTCGCAGCCCCCGCGCGTCCTGGTCGGTCTGATCGCCGAGGGCCGCCGGGTCCCGCGCGCCGGCTACCCCGTCGTCGCCGGCGGCAAGGTGATCGGCGAGGTCACCTCCGGCGCGCCCTCGCCGACGCTCGCCAGGCCGATCGCGATGGCGTACGTCGACGCGGAGCACGCGGCGCCCGGCACCACCGGTGTCGGCGTGGACATCCGGGGCAGTCACGAGCCGTACGAGGTCGTGGCACTGCCGTTCTACAAGCGCCGGAAGTGA